The DNA sequence TACAGGAGCTCGCTGTCCAATCTGCTAACGGCACCTATTCGGACGAGCAGCGCGCTGCACTACAGGCTGAGTACTCCTCTCTTTCAAGCGAGATTGGCCGCATCACTGCGACAACTGAATTTAACGGCGTTAAGCTTCTTGACGCTTCGCAGCTTAGCGCTCAGGTCGGTATCAATAGCAGCGCCAACTCTCAGATTGAAATAAGCGGCATCGATGTTGAAGCACAACTCGCGCAGGTATCCTCGCAAAATATCAGCACACAGGGTGGGGCACGGGCGGCCCATAGCGCCGTGCAGCAGTTCTCACAGTCCCTCAATACAGCTCGTAGCTCGGTTGGCTCAAAGCAGACCAGGCTTGATACTATCGATCAGAACATCAGCTCTCAACGAATAGGAGAATCGGAGGCCTTAAGTCGGATCGTAGACCTCGACTACGCTCAGCAGGGCTCATTTAATATAAACAAACAGATACAGGCCAATAGCTTGGTGGCCCTTGCAGCTTACGGCAAAAAATTAAACGCTGACCTAATCCGCAGATTGATAAGTTAGCTCCATACGCAACTTCCGCTCCATTCCAACGATACTGCTAAGTATGGATCTGAATCGCGGCTTTTCATTGCTAGAGGCGCTCGTTACCCTCGGGATCCTCTCCCTGCTAACCTCTTTTGCGGTCGTACGTTTGTCAGTAACTATCCAAAGACAACACCTCTTAGCTGAATCGGCCCGTTTGAAATTGTTTCTTGAGCAAGCACGCAGCCTCTCCATAGCTAACGAAGCTTCCATAGTGGTATCTATTACACCCTCACGCATCACCACAGATGCGCAGGGAGTAGCTGCTCCCATATCCCATCTCTTACGCCGAGGCGTAACGATAAAGCCTATAGAAACAGGTGGCAGCGCCCTGCGCTTTTATTCAACTAATACCGCTACTCCAACAACGCTTACCCTTTTGCTCGATAAATTAAGCTGTAGTTTAGTTATCTCGCTACGAGCCCGTATCCGGATTGTATGCTAATCCCGATATCGCATACTAACTCCCTCCAAAACGGACTGGTGCTCCTTGAGTCAGTGATCACATTAGCTCTGCTTAGTATTATAGCGCTCGGCTTTCTGCTCACTATCGCCAATGTAACGCGCACAACAACCACGATTATTCGCACTCAAACACCAAACTGCAAAAGCCCGCGCTGTTCCGCCTTAAGCTCACCCATTACCTGTAGCTGCGGCGAACTACGTTGGGCCGTTATTCCGTAGGTGCTGTTATGTATGAGCGTGGTTTCTCACTCATAGAATGCCTCTCTGTATTATGTGTGGTTGCTCTGATAGGAGCTGGGATCTCATCCTTTACCGGCTCCTCTATTCAACTCTTTAGAGATTTATCAGAGGAGCTCGAGGGCAAAATAGCAGCGCGCATGGTTCACGGTTCTCTTCAGATGGGGGTA is a window from the Pseudomonadota bacterium genome containing:
- a CDS encoding flagellin, which produces MLNPASQVSGIRSSQNINKVLQDLSNSFNKLASGKNINKASDDAAALAIAVNLEASLRTLQQASRNVRNVGSALSIADGAVSEIQNISGRLQELAVQSANGTYSDEQRAALQAEYSSLSSEIGRITATTEFNGVKLLDASQLSAQVGINSSANSQIEISGIDVEAQLAQVSSQNISTQGGARAAHSAVQQFSQSLNTARSSVGSKQTRLDTIDQNISSQRIGESEALSRIVDLDYAQQGSFNINKQIQANSLVALAAYGKKLNADLIRRLIS
- a CDS encoding prepilin-type N-terminal cleavage/methylation domain-containing protein, with the protein product MDLNRGFSLLEALVTLGILSLLTSFAVVRLSVTIQRQHLLAESARLKLFLEQARSLSIANEASIVVSITPSRITTDAQGVAAPISHLLRRGVTIKPIETGGSALRFYSTNTATPTTLTLLLDKLSCSLVISLRARIRIVC